A genomic region of Zea mays cultivar B73 chromosome 6, Zm-B73-REFERENCE-NAM-5.0, whole genome shotgun sequence contains the following coding sequences:
- the LOC100857097 gene encoding acetylglucosaminyltransferase, whose protein sequence is MLEAKPPSPGSSGAAGAAAHIHAHRRWAAPLLASVLLSSILISASLFFSSSRALLLSFSPLPSAASAEPLFVEAKLRQQMRAEERPARGAVPRIAYLVSGSAGDGAALRRTLRALYHPANTYVVHLDLEAPAAERAELAAAVRADPVYARFRNVKVVTRANLVTYRGPTMVANTLHAAAILLREGGDWDWFINLSASDYPLVTQDDLLHVLSELPRQLNFIEHTSDIGWKEYQRAKPVIIDPGLYSLQKSDVFWITEKRSVPTAFKLFTGSAWMVLTHQFIEYCIWGWDNLPRTVLMYYANFLSSPEGYFHTVICNVPEFRNTTVNHDLHFISWDNPPKQHPHYLTLADFDGMVNSNAPFARKFGREDPVLDKIDQELLGRRPDGFVPGGWTYLLNATTEEGRPFAVERVQDLRPGPGVDRLKKLVTGLLTQEGFDDKHCL, encoded by the exons ATGCTAGAGGCGAAGCCGCCGTCGCCGGGCTCCTCCGGCGCGGCCGGGGCGGCGGCACACATCCACGCTCACCGGCGGTGGGCGGCGCCGCTGCTGGCCTCGGTCCTGCTCTCGTCGATCCTCATCTCCGCGTCGCTCTTCTTCTCCTCCTCCCGCGCGCTGCTCCTCTCCTTCTCGCCGCTCCCCTCCGCGGCCTCCGCCGAGCCcctcttcgtcgaggccaagctcCGCCAGCAGATGCGGGCCGAGGAGCGCCCCGCGCGCGGCGCCGTGCCCAGGATCGCCTACCTCGTCTCCGGCTCCGCGGGGGACGGAGCCGCGCTGCGCCGGACGCTCAGGGCGCTCTACCACCCGGCAAACACGTACGTCGTGCACCTCGACCTCGAGGCTCCCGCCGCCGAGCGCGCCGAGCTCGCCGCTGCCGTCCGCGCCGACCCCGTCTACGCCAGGTTCCGCAACGTCAAGGTCGTCACACGGGCGAACCTGGTCACCTACCGTGGCCCGACCATGGTGGCCAATACGCTGCACGCGGCTGCCATCCTGCTGCGCGAGGGCGGTGATTGGGACTGGTTCATCAACCTCTCCGCCTCCGACTATCCACTCGTCACCCAGGACG ACCTGTTGCATGTGCTCTCCGAGTTGCCCAGGCAGCTTAACTTCATTGAGCATACCAGTGACATCGGATGGAAGGA GTACCAGAGGGCGAAACCGGTGATCATCGACCCTGGGCTATACAGCCTGCAGAAGTCTGACGTTTTCTGGATAACAGAGAAACGGAGTGTCCCAACTGCGTTCAAGCTCTTCACTG GCTCGGCATGGATGGTGCTCACCCACCAGTTTATCGAATACTGCATATGGGGATGGGACAATCTCCCAAGGACAGTCCTGATGTACTACGCCAATTTCCTTTCCTCGCCAGAGGGCTACTTCCACACGGTCATCTGCAACGTGCCGGAGTTCCGCAACACCACAGTCAACCATGACCTGCATTTCATTTCCTGGGACAACCCACCGAAGCAGCACCCTCACTACCTCACGCTCGCTGACTTCGACGGCATGGTTAACAGCAACGCGCCCTTTGCAAGGAAGTTCGGGAGAGAAGACCCCGTGCTGGACAAGATCGACCAGGAGCTACTGGGCCGCCGGCCTGATGGGTTTGTGCCCGGTGGATGGACGTATCTACTGAATGCGACGACTGAGGAAGGGAGACCCTTCGCCGTTGAGCGCGTGCAGGATCTCCGCCCAGGGCCTGGTGTGGACAGATTGAAGAAACTCGTCACGGGCTTGCTCACACAAGAAGGCTTTGATGACAAGCACTGCCTGTGA
- the LOC100192807 gene encoding Heme oxygenase 1, chloroplastic: MAPAPAALSAANALSLLAPARVSSGRWNNLSVSVSARRVVSVAPPAAATAQRRLVAAAAATEMAPAASGEEGSKPFVEEMRAVAMKLHTKDQAREGEKEPQAPPVAKWEPSVEGYLRFLVDSKLVFQTLEAIVERAAVPWYAEFRNTGLERSEALKNDLEWFRQQGHTIPEPSAPGTTYASLLEELSEEDPQAFICHFYNVYFAHTAGGRMIGKKVSEKILNNKELEFYKWEGNLSQLLQNVRNKLNQVALSWSREEKDHCLEETEKSFSYSGGLLRHIFT; the protein is encoded by the exons ATGGCGCCCGCACCGGCAGCGCTCTCCGCGGCCAACGCCCTCTCGCTGCTCGCGCCCGCTAGAGTCTCCTCCGGGAGGTGGAACAACCTGTCCGTCTCCGTTTCGGCCCGGCGGGTGGTGTCTGtcgcgccgccagcggcggccacGGCGCAGAGGAGGCTggtcgcggcggcggcggcgacggagatGGCGCCCGCGGCGAGCGGGGAAGAAGGGAGCAAGCCGTTCGTGGAGGAGATGCGGGCGGTCGCGATGAAGCTCCACACCAAGGACCAGGCCCGGGAGGGGGAGAAGGAGCCCCAGGCGCCCCCCGTCGCCAAGTGGGAGCCCTCCGTCGAGGGGTACCTCCGATTCCTCGTCGACAGCAAGCTCGTCTTCCAGACGCTCGAAGCCATCGTCGAGCGCGCCGCTGTCCCGTGGT ATGCAGAGTTTCGGAATACTGGGCTGGAGAGATCAGAGGCGCTGAAAAATGATCTGGAATGGTTCAGGCAACAGGGCCACACAATTCCAGAACCATCGGCCCCTGGCACCACATACGCTTCTCTACTGGAAGAGCTGTCTGAGGAGGACCCCCAGGCCTTTATCTGCCATTTCTATAACGTGTACTTTGCTCATACTGCTGGAGGCCGAATGATTGGCAAAAAG GTTTCCGAGAAGATTCTGAACAACAAAGAGCTGGAGTTCTACAAGTGGGAGGGCAATCTCTCCCAGCTGCTGCAGAACGTCCGCAACAAGCTTAACCAAGTCGCTTTG AGCTGGTCTCGGGAGGAGAAGGACCACTGCCTGGAGGAGACGGAGAAGTCGTTCTCTTACTCAGGAGGCCTCCTCCGCCATATATTCACCTGA
- the LOC109940502 gene encoding zinc finger BED domain-containing protein RICESLEEPER 2 produces the protein MPNSIDDIVDMELERESMGTATQFEQPTVETTGDQSQTIRGKSSGTEGQGDANFVDLENETEKKEARKEIVPRSSMWDHFIKIKDDKGRLKSAKCKYCQRILKADSNQHGTSSLNKHFNVCKRNPNKFDKDPKQGTLQATGGEAPSTWRFDQNSLRDAFAEMLIEDELPFAFGEKSGFRKFMSKACPRFQVPSRRTCTRDIVRTYFQERAKLKKFFKDSYQRVSVTTDCWTSQQQDGYMTVTASFIDENWILQKKVISFFKIKGHKGDDIGKSLIKSLVDWGLDRIMTITVDNASANDSAIGYLRRQLHKTTIADGKYLHMRCAAHIVNLIVRDGLKDVDLSVQRVRDAVRYIKNGTSRLVKFKEIAEEEKVDIKAFLRLDVPTRWNSTYLMLKAAIAYEKVFLKLAEDDISYVLELSEVRGGHGHPNEDDWEDAKKMAEFLEHFYDLTIRISSSLHVTSNTFFHEIGEIHLLIQSWIDSVDPLRVSMGLRMKEKYDKYWGVWNEPQPQPEKDRGKGKGKEKDNINLLIFVAAFLDPRYKLSLYHKITIEEIFGEDRGQLVWSAIKTCIRELFKEYRNIYAPIEETTDETDSTQAKGAPGGKLKQVIAKKMKLTNSSNNTTKSELDKYLSEDCEDTEKKIDVLIWWKDNAHRLPVLAHMAQDILAIPISTVASESVFSTSGRILDDFRTSLTPFMLEALVCTQDWLRRSTPINIEENIEELTIIEKELIEEFGNGGKGKRTEATSTSKSPATHEMAG, from the exons ATGCCTAATAGTATCGATGATATAGTAGACATGGAATTGGAAAGAGAATCTATGGGTACTGCTACTCAATTTGAGCAACCAACTGTGGAAACAACAGGTGATCAGTCACAAACTATACGAGGTAAATCTAGTGGAACTGAAGGCCAAGGGGATGCTAATTTTGTAGACCTTGAGAACGAAACTGAGAAAAAGGAGGCAAGGAAGGAGATTGTGCCAAGGTCAAGTATGTGGGATCATTTCATTAAGATCAAAGATGACAAGGGTAGGCTAAAGTCTGCTAAGTGCAAATATTGTCAGCGTATCCTTAAGGCTGATTCCAATCAGCATGGTACATCTTCATTGAATAAACATTTTAATGTCTGCAAGCGCAACCCCAATAAATTTGATAAAGACCCAAAGCAAGGTACTTTGCAAGCAACCGGAGGGGAAGCTCCTAGCACTTGGAGGTTTGATCAAAATTCATTAAGGGATGCATTTGCTGAAATGCTCATAGAAGATGAGTTGCCATTTGCTTTTGGTGAGAAGTCGGGTTTCAGAAAATTTATGTCAAAAGCTTGCCCACGGTTCCAAGTGCCATCTAGAAGAACTTGTACTAGGGACATTGTGCGTACATACTTCCAAGAGAGGGCCAAGCTAAAGAAGTTCTTCAAAGACTCTTATCAAAGAGTTAGTGTAACAACAGATTGTTGGACTTCCCAACAACAAGATGGGTATATGACTGTGACAGCAAGTTTTATTGATGAGAATTGGATTTTGCAGAAGAAAGTCATTAGCTTTTTCAAGATAAAGGGACATAAGGGGGATGATATTGGGAAAAGCTTGATCAAAAGTTTGGTGGACTGGGGTTTGGATAGAATTATGACTATAACAGTTGATAATGCAAGTGCCAATGATAGCGCTATTGGTTATTTGAGAAGACAATTACATAAAACAACAATAGCAGATGGCAAGTATCTCCACATGAGGTGTGCTGCACATATAGTGAACCTCATTGTGCGAGATGGCTTGAAAGATGTGGACCTCTCAGTGCAGCGTGTTAGGGATGCAGTTCGTTACATAAAAAATGGAACTTCAAGGTTGGTAAAGTTCAAGGAAATTGCAGAGGAAGAGAAGGTGGACATCAAGGCCTTTTTGAGGCTTGATGTCCCAACAAGATGGAATTCAACATATCTAATGTTGAAGGCTGCAATTGCGTATGAGAAGGTATTTTTAAAGTTGGCTGAAGACGACATTAGCTATGTTTTGGAGCTATCTGAGGTGAGAGGAGGACATGGTCACCCAAATGAGGATGATTGGGAGGATGCCAAGAAGATGGCTGAATTTCTAGAGCATTTCTATGATCTCACTATTCGCATCTCCTCTAGTCTTCATGTGACTAGTAACACCTTCTTCCATGAGATTGGAGAGATCCACTTGTTGATTCAGTCATGGATTGACAGTGTGGATCCTTTGCGAGTTTCAATGGGCTTGAGAATGAAAGAGAAATATGACAAGTATTGGGGAGTTTGGAATGAGCCACAACCACAACCAGAGAAGGATAGAGGGAAAGGAAAGGGTAAGGAAAAGGATAACATTAATCTATTGATTTTTGTggctgcatttcttgatccaagataCAAGTTATCTTTGTACCATAAGATTACCATTGAAGAGATCTTTGGTGAGGACAGAGGACAACTAGTATGGTCTGCTATTAAGACATGTATCCGAGAACTGTTTAAAGAATATAGAAATATTTATGCACCAATTGAAGAAACAACAGATGAAACAGATTCAACTCAAGCAAAAGGTGCTCCAGGAGGGAAGCTTAAACAAGTTATTGCCAAGAAAATGAAGCTGACTAATAGTAGTAACAACACTACTAAATCAGAACTTGACAAATATCTATCTGAAGATTGTGAAGACACAGAGAAAAAGATCGATGTTCTCATTTGGTGGAAGGACAATGCACATAGATTGCCGGTTTTGGCTCACATGGCCCAAGATATCCTTGCTATACCAATATCAACAGTAGCTTCAGAGTCCGTTTTCAGCACAAGTGGGCGTATCTTGGATGATTTCCGTACTTCCCTTACTCCTTTCATGTTGGAGGCCCTTGTATGTACCCAAGATTGGCTAAGAAGGTCTACTCCCATTAACATAGAAGAGAATATCGAGGAATTGACTATTATAGAAAAAG AgctaattgaagaatttggtaaTGGTGGCAAAGGAAAAAGAACCGAGGCTACTTCCACTTCCAAGTCTCCAGCAACACATGA AATGGCAGGATAA